A DNA window from Burkholderiales bacterium contains the following coding sequences:
- a CDS encoding lipid-binding SYLF domain-containing protein has translation MTKYRIAYAAMIFAMAVMPLIMPRPAVAATAEEIDRDAAAALNRLYDEEPKAKELGAIAKGILVFPKIYKAGFIGGAHFGEGTLLVNGKSVGYYNSVEGSYGLQAGVQRYAYVLFLMKDSVLDDLRNSNGFELGVGPSVVVVDAGVARTLTTTTLKADIYAFIFSQKGLMAGLGVKGSKLTKIDK, from the coding sequence ATGACCAAATATCGAATTGCATATGCAGCGATGATCTTCGCGATGGCGGTTATGCCGCTCATTATGCCGCGTCCGGCAGTCGCGGCCACCGCAGAGGAAATCGACCGTGACGCTGCTGCTGCGCTGAATCGCTTGTACGACGAGGAGCCCAAGGCCAAGGAGCTTGGGGCGATAGCAAAAGGCATTCTTGTTTTCCCGAAGATCTACAAGGCAGGCTTTATCGGCGGCGCACACTTCGGCGAGGGCACCTTGCTGGTGAATGGCAAGTCAGTCGGCTATTACAATTCCGTCGAGGGTTCATACGGCCTGCAAGCGGGAGTGCAGAGGTACGCGTACGTATTGTTCCTGATGAAGGATTCTGTGCTGGATGACTTAAGAAATAGCAATGGCTTTGAGCTCGGCGTAGGCCCGAGCGTCGTGGTGGTGGACGCCGGCGTGGCCCGGACGCTCACGACCACGACACTCAAGGCGGATATTTATGCGTTCATCTTCAGCCAGAAAGGGCTGATGGCCGGTCTGGGAGTGAAGGGTTCGAAACTCACAAAGATCGATAAGTGA